In one Drosophila albomicans strain 15112-1751.03 chromosome X, ASM965048v2, whole genome shotgun sequence genomic region, the following are encoded:
- the LOC117572364 gene encoding uncharacterized protein LOC117572364, producing MPKESPPKPKTLLIERCIRGQPYVSRYGQEVEARLLVTYKRGHAIDTPEENFESEILSGSNRCSKCLLPSYMCCNFEKKVKKERFEAANPKPKDVNAQADVEKKEGELQEEKNLKGGEAELEGKGVEAMEEAKEGVAEGELHDEAKMESREEAKEEPKKEAKEKARKRAIEKAKKNTKKETKEEKEAMKNAIKEAKEKAKEAKMNAMKEAKEKAKEAKMNAKKEAQEAREAKKNAQKEAKEAREAEKIAMKKAKEKAREEAKEAKKNAKEKAKEEARGAKKNAQKNTKKHA from the exons atgccTAAAGAATCTCCCCCG AAGCCGAAAACCTTATTAATCGAAAGGTGTATAAGGGGCCAACCATATGTCTCGCGCTATGGCCAAGAAGTTGAGGCTAGACTCCTGGTAACGTACAAGAGGGGACATGCCATTGACACTCCTGAAGAAAACTTCGAGTCGGAGATTCTTTCGGGAAGCAATCGTTGCAGCAAGTGCCTTCTACCCTCATATATGTGCTGTAACTTTGAGAAGAAAGTCAAGAAGGAAAGGTTTGAGGCCGCCAATCCGAAGCCAAAGGATGTGAATGCTCAGGCAGATGTGGAGAAGAAAGAAGGAGAGCTTCAGGAAGAGAAAAACCTTAAGGGGGGAGAAGCAGAGCTAGAAGGAAAAGGAGTAGAAGCAATGGAAGAAGCAAAGGAAGGAGTAGCAGAGGGAGAATTACATGACGAAGCAAAGATGGAATCAAGAGAGGAAGCAAAGGAGGAGCCAAAAAAGGAAGCAAAGGAGAAGGCAAGGAAGAGAGCAATAGAGAAGGCAAAGAAGAATACAAAGAAGGAAACAAAGGAGGAAAAGGAGGCAATGAAGAATGCAATAAAGGAAGCTAAGGAGAAGGCAAAGGAGGCAAAGATGAATGCTATGAAGGAAGCAAAGGAGAAGGCAAAGGAGGCAAAGATGAATGCAAAGAAGGAAGCACAGGAAGCAAGGGAGGCAAAGAAGAATGCACAGAAGGAAGCAAAGGAAGCAAGGGAGGCAGAGAAGATTGCAATGAAGAAAGCAAAGGAGAAGGCAAGAGAGGAAGCCAAGGAGGCAAAGAAGAATGCAAAGGAAAAGGCAAAAGAAGAAGCAAGGGGGGCAAAGAAGAATGCACAGAAGAATACAAAGAAGCATGCATAG
- the LOC117571754 gene encoding uncharacterized protein LOC117571754 isoform X1 produces MSDENISEENKSAAAGITSENSIADAKSTEFDNHELPCVGIVTSDGVVIASCNKFNGFESISNSKVVPVTDQIVLAYTGRFDSFLCGAGLKLHADMELDDIVFNVAAKIKEFPPTSEFKALFVSFANDEGKMYLVDDKGQTVAHTTLAVGCNTDISNVTLQTLHTPSLILWHGICLAIEALKLACHPCKLDACDFDMCVIDKHGYRHLQVNEIELNLNR; encoded by the exons ATGAGTGACGAAAATATTTcagaagaaaataaatcagctgctgctggcatcACTTCGG aaaattcaattgcagATGCAAAATCAACCGAATTCGATAATCATGAATTACCCTGCGTGGGCATTGTGACCAGCGATGGCGTTGTGATTGCTAgctgcaacaaatttaatggcTTCGAATCCATATCCAATTCGAAAGTTGTGCCCGTCACCGATCAAATTGTTTTGGCGTACACGGGTCGCTTCGATAGCTTTCTATGTGGCGCCGGATTGAAGCTGCACGCCGACATGGAACTGGATGACATTGTCTTCAATGTGGCTGCGAAGATTAAGGAATTTCCACCGACATCAGAGTTCAAAGCGCTCTTCGTTAGCTTTGCCAATGATGAGGGCAAAATGTATCTGGTGGATGACAAGGGACAAACTGTTGCTCACACTACTTTGGCCGTTGGCTGTAATACGGATATTTCGAATGTGACTCTGCAGACATTGCATACGCCATCGTTGATCCTTTGGCATGGCATCTGCTTGGCCATCGAGGCCCTCAAGTTGGCCTGCCATCCGTGCAAACTCGATGCTTGTGATTTCGATATGTGCGTCATTGATAAACATGGCTATCGCCATTTGCAGGTAAACGAGATCGAGTTGAATCTTAATCGTTGA
- the LOC117571754 gene encoding uncharacterized protein LOC117571754 isoform X2 yields MSDENISEENKSAAAGITSDAKSTEFDNHELPCVGIVTSDGVVIASCNKFNGFESISNSKVVPVTDQIVLAYTGRFDSFLCGAGLKLHADMELDDIVFNVAAKIKEFPPTSEFKALFVSFANDEGKMYLVDDKGQTVAHTTLAVGCNTDISNVTLQTLHTPSLILWHGICLAIEALKLACHPCKLDACDFDMCVIDKHGYRHLQVNEIELNLNR; encoded by the exons ATGAGTGACGAAAATATTTcagaagaaaataaatcagctgctgctggcatcACTTCGG ATGCAAAATCAACCGAATTCGATAATCATGAATTACCCTGCGTGGGCATTGTGACCAGCGATGGCGTTGTGATTGCTAgctgcaacaaatttaatggcTTCGAATCCATATCCAATTCGAAAGTTGTGCCCGTCACCGATCAAATTGTTTTGGCGTACACGGGTCGCTTCGATAGCTTTCTATGTGGCGCCGGATTGAAGCTGCACGCCGACATGGAACTGGATGACATTGTCTTCAATGTGGCTGCGAAGATTAAGGAATTTCCACCGACATCAGAGTTCAAAGCGCTCTTCGTTAGCTTTGCCAATGATGAGGGCAAAATGTATCTGGTGGATGACAAGGGACAAACTGTTGCTCACACTACTTTGGCCGTTGGCTGTAATACGGATATTTCGAATGTGACTCTGCAGACATTGCATACGCCATCGTTGATCCTTTGGCATGGCATCTGCTTGGCCATCGAGGCCCTCAAGTTGGCCTGCCATCCGTGCAAACTCGATGCTTGTGATTTCGATATGTGCGTCATTGATAAACATGGCTATCGCCATTTGCAGGTAAACGAGATCGAGTTGAATCTTAATCGTTGA